The Juglans microcarpa x Juglans regia isolate MS1-56 chromosome 8D, Jm3101_v1.0, whole genome shotgun sequence genomic sequence ttcttgagtatgaggaggtCGACATCCAGGAGGAGGATGGTGATAAGCCTAGAtctgatatttattttagtttcattttctaatttcttattaatttatttattttcatttaattgatattcattaactgcatttcaaatttaattgttatagtgatataTGAGACGGCCTCTACGACTACCTCCAATatagtatgactttgtattggatcaccattgtcatggtttgcacatttttttccttagttgttttttacatttataattttatatcatattttagtatctaattattttgcttgtatgttttttagtttttatattcttaatatacaTATGTCGAATCCTAATGACCGATCTATACTCATCTGtctcattttcatctcaaattccaactGCCCAATCCCTATCTCAGTTTGGttaatacttttaatattttgtattttattttttttaatttttgtttcattttataactttataattctaatttgttttatttttaacttattaatatttcaggttttataacttattaatttttatgatcttgatttttagTCTCACAGCAGTCaacacaactcaccactcagtgaactcaccgccacAACGCCActccaaattgatcaaattgaaaagttatgagttataattgttaatttacaattaagtgtaatgttgctacaatagttaatagtacaatttgtaatatttaatatttttagaagagtttgtaatattgtaatagtttattagttctcttatagtcttaatttgtgtaattgtaaattgtaatttgtaatagtttagtgCCTTAGTGataattattacataattaattaatagttaaaatttagtatatagttaatagttctatctctatatatgtatttttccaatttttaaatatatattttttagttaaattccaTGCCCAAATTGGTCCAAAAACAGATTCTGGGCCAAAGTgacccaaaaatatattttgggtcATTTAGGGCTCAGAAAATTGAGTTGGGCCGAAGGGCCAGTAGAGGGGgcggagggggggggggggggagggtagACGGATGGGGGTCCAGCCCCACACCCCTTCAAACAGACGGGGCACCTCACCTCGGCATGGGCAGGGGTGGGGTAAGGGAAACAATTTCCcacccccgcccatgcgggggcgaggtaggggtaggggtaggggtaagGGTGGCCTTGCCTCGTAAGGGGTTGGTAGCACCCCTAATgtccatcagcaagccatgcaCAACACCATGCTATGTCCACCAACAACCATGAGCCAGACCAGACCAGCCCAGCCATGGGCCATGAACCACACTAGCCATCCATGGGCCACCATGGCCCTTGCAAGactattttattgttttcatttatttttatttaaatattttccaatAGACTTTTTGGGGATTTCTACTttgtaatctctataaataggatCCTTAGTCATTTAGTTTACATCTTTTAACAATTTCTCTAGAGGACGACTatattgttcttgagatcatattTTCGGTACATATGCACTTCAGCTCtttttggtgcaattcgtgatcCCTAAAGAGGGAAtcacaccttacaatttttgaatatgtgattcattttatctaatatatgagatttcttttcaactttGTGCAATTCGTAAATCGAAGTTGATTTGTTTATCTTTGTGTTCATTCAAAGTTCTTCAGTGTTCATATATTTTCCATTGTGTTCATACACTTTCTTGCATAATTCCCACCTCCCAAACACCTCCATACGTCTACCATATTGCCAACCCTACTTACCATATTTTGGTACATCCCTAAAACTCCCTTCTTCCAATCCCTTTGACTATAGCCGAAACCTTACTTGCCAAATTAGGATTCTTAAACTTGGAATCCTTATTTCCTTCCATTCCCCACTTGACCTAGCCGAAATTCCACTTTTCATATAAGGTTTCCTAAATCTTAAGAAACCTAATTGCCTTCCACATCCATATCCCTTAATCTTTGGTGATTGGTCATACTTACTGTAGTTGATCCCTTAATTTTAGGAATCATCCTAGAATAACTAATTCTTCATATCAATCAATTCCATCTTGCTATAGTTGAAATCCATCACTCCTAAATTGCCTCCTACAATTTTGGAAACACTCTTCCATCCAAACCCCAATCTCATCACAAGTGGCGCCAACTCCAAAAGTCTCTACTCTAGCCGTGCCACACTATTCAAGTGCTTGAATTCATCACTTAGATcaccattttcatcatcatcatacatCATTCCATCACTAAACACCAAACCTCCATTAACATAGGGACCCATCATTGCCACGTTTTGTTCAATGCCAAGTAAGAGGGCTAGCCACTTCAGTGATCACAAGGAGAACCAATACGTGGATAACATAGTATTTAGGGACTAAACCAAGGTCCCTAACATACAGGCCAACCTCACCATCATAGTCTCACCGCTCTACCGTTGAGTTTGCAGAGATGTGTTGAGACATCCTCACAAGAGACTAGTACAAACTCTACAACTGTTCCAAATATCTCTCAGCCAAGCATCTCTCAAGATAAACGTCAATTGCAGCAACAAACTtagttgaattttaaaaatactaagctttaattttgaaatacttttaaatgtttttatgtTATCATATCATCTTTTGAATGTATTTACAACaactataaatatttatataaataacagGTACCAATCTCACCTAGATTTGTGACCTTTTTACTTTTACAGAGAACAGTAGATTGAGAAAAAGAGGAGACTGAGGGCATGTTTGAGGATTGTATCACAAAATATGAAGAGGTGAATGTGGGTGTCGGTGGCCATGGTTGGTGCATGCATGAGACCTCTTGACTTGAAACTGTGACAGTAGACCAGGACATCACTACAGAGCAGTAGTTCTAGTTTCTATAGCAGCCGCTTTCGTGGGGAAGACACTCTTCAGACTTTTAGCATCTAACACTATGTTTGGGAGGCATTATTCCTTTGCTGGGTTGCAATTATATTTTCCTGAAAGATGGATTCTTCTGAAAACATTAAGGTATTTAGAAGATGGTGATGGAAAGTGAAGAGACTCCGTGTGGTTGCAATTATAATCCAAAATTTCACAAGGACGTTCATAATCAGGGAGACATATTACATGAGCAAAACCCCACATTAAAGGAATAAACACAAAGGGTTAGAACCACGTGAGGTTCGAACATGCTTTGGGCCCAATAATGTGGGAATGCAAAAGAAGATGTTGATTTAAGTGGAGAGGAGTCCAGGACAAAAGTGGCTTTGGAGGAAAAAAGCAGACACAACGTGGTTCGATAATAATTGCAGCAAGTTGAGGGATGACCATGACTTTTGAAGATAGATTTTTTAAGACGGGATAAGATAGGTTTATTACTCTTCTACCACTATATTACTActctatagtgtatttgaaagAGTCccgttaaatatatatatatatattgaaggtccattaaatatatatttggattcaaaaagtttttaaagatgtttttattgagatttgaaaaaaatagagaggcCTATTAAAAGTCTGTTTTGGTCCTTGGAAGAATACTTTTGTGAGAGGTTTTGAGTTTTATgaaaattgttttgatttttatttcttttcaacaACGAGATGTATTAACGATTGAGATAGTTTTAGCTGTTTGGaaagtaagaaaattttgagaaaattttaaacACCCTTTGATCCTGAGCATAACTTTAGTCTAGTCCCAGGAACAGACCTTTCGTGAGCAAAATAATCACATCAAAGTTAGCATGCATCAAAGGTCAGATAACAAATGTACATATGCATTCAAATCATTAATAAATTCAAGCATGAGAACAGCCGAATTTCTCTTATTAGAAATGACTTGTGCTCACTTTAGGAAAGAGTTTTCTAGAATTACAACATGTCCATCCTACAAAATTAACATATTCCACTCTCGATCTGCCTGAGATCTAGGAATAAAACTGACactctttttgagtttttttcctctctttttcttaaagAGTAGACAAACTCCCAACAAATGGGGACAAATTTCTCAACTATCAAGGGAAGGAGGAGGGCACACCCACAAACAACCTCTCATCCAAAACCCTGCAAGATGAAAGAAATCCAGGGGGCCAAAGGCCAATGCAAAGGAGGGGAAAAAGCAAAAGGATATACAAAAGAATCACAGAAACTTTcgatgaacattttttttttactagcaAATTGCCAGTAATGTGGTTAGTCAAAGCTTGATGAGCGGCTCCACCTGCCTTGTAAGTAGTCCTCCAATGACACACGTTGCTCAATGCTGCTTAAGGAGAGTGAGTCATCCTCCACATCGAGGAGTGCAAGGTTCAGATGTGACTGCAGGTTAGAACGTGGACAAGCTTCACCATCAAGCATGTCTGAATCCTCTGCAGCATTAACTTGTAGTCTTGCCCACTTGGTAACCTCATTATCACCATGAAGGAGCTTCGAAACCTGTGTCCAAGAAGAATACAGGATCTAAACTTGTTAACGATATGTTTGTCCCATGAggaaatcaaatatttattgaCAGGGTAAACCAAATTTTATGTGCTAAGTTGAAAGTTCAATTGCTAGAGAAATATGAAGAAGAATTAGAGATGACTTACAAGGCTCATTTGTGGCCGTGCTCTTGGAGCACGCCTGATACAAAGTCTTGCTGCTATAACCATCCTCTCCATCTGGTCTGGATTGTACTGAGTCCCCAAACTCGGATCTAATAATTGTGACACTTTTCCACCATTTAGAATTGGCCTAGCCTGGACAGGGAACGTGGATATATATAAGTGAATCCATCTTTAAGAGGTACTATCAAGAGGTGAGTTCAGTGCTGTTAATAGATCCATGAGTAAAGAAGAGGACATACCCACATGACTAGGCTTTCTTGGCCTTTCGGATAGTCATTGCTTATAGGCTTTCTTCCCGAAAGAAGCTCAAGGAGTACAACACCGAATGAATAGACATCAATCTTGTCATTCACTTTTCCATACATAAAGTATTCAGGAGCCAAGTAACTGCAGCAAGAAGTATTGTTATAAAATAGTTAGTGATAATTTTCATTGTTATCTAGGgggaaaaaactcaaaattgggACTGTTATTTCTTTTGGGGAATGCTAGGTATTCCAGATAGGACATGGCCTCTAAAACTATTTGAGTAGAAATTACAAACCCAAAGGTGCCAGCAACATCCGTGCAGGTTATGTGTGATGAAGAGGTTGATGCCCATTTTGCAAGTCCAAAATCACAGAGCTGAAGAAACGAAGTAGAATAATAATGAGCATTGCCAAACTCAAAAGAAACAAAGTAAAAGATTTCGATAAATACAATATACACCACCTGTGGCTCAAAGTCATCAGATAACAGTATATTTGAAGATTTAACATCCCTGTGGATCACAGGTCGAGCACAGCCACTATGCAGATATTCTAAGGCCTCAGCTACACCCACAGCCACTTTATACCTCTCACTCCAACCAAATGCAAGCGGGTCTTTCCTATTCCCTGATTTAGAAGGAATCAGAAACGttcaaaagtaaattaaaaaccatTCAGTGATTAAAATAGCCTCATACTTCATATAGTTTAGAATAACTGCAATAGGTACCGTGAAGGTTCTCTTCAAGGCTTCCTCTTGATAAGAAATCATAAACCAAGAGAAGATTGCGATCCTCAAAGCAGAACCCCAGAAGAGAAATAATGTTCTTATGGTTTAAGGTAGTAATAATCTCTATTTCCAAGACAAACTCTTTTAAAACGTCTTCAGATGGCTTTAAGATCTTCACAGCGAGTTCCTTGCCATCAGGAAGACAGCCCCTATAAACCTGACTGCTGCCTCCTTTCCCAACCAAATTATCTGGAATTACAGAGGGAAATCAAACCTTGTTTAAGTAAACCATATTAACAGAAAATGGACCTCAAATAAACTATTTCAAGTACGAATTGTAATCCATGACAAACCTGCCACGAAATTCGATGTTGCTGAGATAAGTTCCTCGTAATTAAACAATCTGCAAGTGGATGAGTATTTCTCATGAAACCCCTCAAGCTCCTTTGGTAGCCTCTTGGAATTGTATTCAGGAGAAGGAGGAGCAGTCAATGTCTCAGTACCCACCGGAACAATTGCGCCACTTTCACTGTCTAAACTCGTTGACTGATCTTCACTTTGATGACAACTAACTTTTTCATGATCCGAATTACTGCTAAATGAATAATGCCTGCTTGGCAACCGCAATGCCCACTGAACCACCGAAATCTGCCGCACCAAAGACCTGTCAGAAGCTTTTCGATCAGGCAGAGTAGCTCGACGGAGTAGTGGCCAACCGGGTTTTAGTTCAGGCAATTCTTTGATCAACATGGAAATTGAACTACACGCAACATCTTCTTTCTGAACTGGCACTAAAGCCAAAGACTTATCTTCACCTCCGGTTAGAGCCAAAGGCTTATCTTCACCACCTAAACCGGAGGGCTCTTCTGCAGATTGCCTACAAGAGTTATCTGGAAATTCAGAGTTAGGTGCACAAATTGAGCACTTCTGCTTTACAGGACTGTTTGTACAAGCCAGAACAACTTTAGCAAAGCTTTGCTCTAAATCGTGCTCTTTTAAGCTCATGTTGGCATTGCCCTCGTTCACAACTTTCAAATTCTTACTCCATGTCCCTTGCATCATCATGCTCATTAAACTATTGGGGCCATATTCTTCATTTCCTGCATTAAGTACATAACTAAGAGAAGTGTACTATAAACATGACACAATTCATTAAAAAGGACAACAGCAAAGTACCAAAGATATACAAAACCTTTTGAGTGACCGACAGTCTTTGGAGAGCCTTCTCTCTTGAACACAACTTTCCCATTATTAACAGCAAGAACCCAACAATCCTTGGACAGTTTTCTAGCACAGTACTTAGCCACCGAGGTTGATGACCGGATTTTATGGTGGTTCCGAGCAGTTCCGACAATAATCTCAGTAGCAGAATAGGATTTTGCTTCCCGAActaaaatttttcgtttcgatGTACCTCTGCAAATCTTAAGCTTGAGATCCACCTGCAGCATTACCACCAACCCTCTCCACTCATTAAAAGTATACGCTTTCAGGGAGATAACTACAATTTATGTCTTTGTCCAGCATGGGGAccgaaaagaaaatatatgagaaactctgattttcattttctgttaTGCTCGGTTTTCTCACTAAACAAGAGACAGAGCAGGTAAGGTAGAAAACTTCAATGGATGAAACAAGAAACCTAGAAAAAATCACCAAGTTTCAAGCTTAAAAATTTGCAAGAAACCCTACCTGTTTCAGATTGCAGAAACCTTCATAGACAGCAAGAACAGAGTCAAAGGCTTTGACAAGCGAAAGCAGAGACGACTTCCCATCTCGATCCAcaatttctacacatattatcaaattgaaCCAAAACCAGTTATTCCCACATTCCAACtcataaaaaactataaattcaACGAAACGAAAAACAAACTATGAAACAGAAcgtttttcattttcctttaccaTCCTTCCCAAGGACGTGTAGAGCAACAACAAGGTCACCAGGCTGAGCCACCTTGACAAGAGCCCATGTCAGCAGCTCTCTGCTGGGCGAGTCCAGTTTCACCCCCACGACTACCGTCCGGCCACCGGAGTCGCCCGAAGCCTGGGCTTCCGCTGCTAAGCCTGTTTGCAGCATTTTCATCAGGTGTTTCTTCCTCAAACACCGTAATTTTCCCGGTCCAATTCCGACCACCTCGTCGTTTTGCTGCCGGTGATCACAGTCATAAATATATGCACGCTTTGATGGGTTTGGTTCTTAACATTCAAGTTGGTTTGCTTTTCAAGCTCGCGCACCAGACTACGAAAGAGAGAGGTGGGGGAGAGGGAATCTTTAGTTTACACTCCGTTCTATTTTAGCTACGAAAGATCGCTTTTAGATTAAGATATCATCACCGTTGCTTTAATTAGTCGGTTTACACCTTTTAGCCAATTGATCCATCCGTGTtcatcaccttttttttttttttttttttcctccgaAAGAATTCTCCttgacaaacaaaataaaataaaataaaataaaataaaatcctctaAAAATTCTGAAAGATCTCAACCATTGAGATAGCTTTTAAGAAAGATAGTTCCAAATGTAGCGGATCATAAAAAAGACTtcccattaataaaatatttttttcgactttatttatttttttaatgcatccTCTTGATAACATTGACTGAGATTTCTCATGGGCCAAGGAGGGACCAATAGAATGTGTTCATTTTACCTTATAATTCTTCAGAGTGCGGCgtttttaaggttttttttttaacatttttatctttattttttgcaagaaaTGTTTGATATGGTcaatctaattttcttttttttttattattattattaagtagTTGAGAGATTAATTAACTATGTACAACTTGACAACTTTCCTTAGATAATTTTGCATTATATACATGGTTCGTCCATACACCATCATGATCAGTACTTGGTGCCTCTTAGGATATGCCAATTAGctttaacttttcttttcttttcttttttatttaaacatctTTAGCACCAATTTTCTAAGCTAATTAGCTCCTAAATTTATTCCTTttgtgacaaaaaataaaagaataacacTACATACAGTCGTGTGTAACGCTCCAATAGAAAGCCTAAACTACATAGTCTATATTTCAAAAGTAcgagttaatgatacaattggagtcccacTAAGAACCTTAAAAAGAGCAAGGACTTCACATTCTCAAGTAATGTAAGATCTTATACACCACTTAcctttatctttatcatatgggatatcaaaATCTATCTCCCTTAAATTTTCGACATCCTCGTCGAGCCAGTCCGTCATAGGTGGCAAGGCTTAAATCCCACATTTCTGATTGGGACAGGCTTTAATACCATTGAtaacgctccaatggaaggctcaaaccacatgacctatattccaaaagaactagtcaatgatataattggagtcttattagaaccttataaaaagcaagaacttcacattctcaagcaatatgaaatctcatacaccacctaccactatccttatcatatgaggtacCACAATGGAGTGCTCAAATGCCatacaatcgttttgaaaaagagtaaggtccacttttaaaaaattatttttttttcatgtgagtcttatatttattcatttttttcaaaaggattatgcgGCCCTTGTGCACTTTACGACTACAAAtaccatttttcaaaataaaatgggagccaaagaaaataaaaacaataattaaaagcTTTTTTTGTGCGTATAAAGGATGCATGTATGAATGAGATTTTTACAagatgtcaatatatatatatatatacacagtatTCTCATTCTATTATAGGTATCATATcatttaaagttaaaagttatgAAGTAATTTTAATGATACGGCGTTTTAtgataaattacaaatattactTAATTCGAGATTATCTAATAATTTACTTACTAAAATATGCAACTGATAAGGATATTACGTCCAAGTAAATGGTTCCAATATTCTACGGGCTctcaattcatatatatatatatatatatatatatatatatatatatatatatatatatatatatatactaagtGAAAGTAACGTGCACgtttatttagtttataatttttttaagaactaatttatttataattttttatcaaaattttttttattattagtctataatcttgaaaaaataaaatatttctcttaaaatatattatcgaTTTATTGTTGATTCTGTTCGAATACAATACTGTCCTTAAACACAACACCAACGAAGTCACAAACACAATATTAAACACAAAAGTAATAACTCAAAAAGAGAATTTTTAGATgcttttttagatgatttttacaatacattCGCAATTTATGTTAGGTTGTATATATTGTATGTTTTGCTTAGTTTTtgacaaaaatcatttttgccAAACTTGTCCAAAACATAGTATGTGACAATAACTTTTCCAAAACACTTACAATTCGATAAAATAGGAAAGAATTATATAACAAATGatgtaacaaaaaaaataacaacatacacttaaaaagattataagcAAAAATGTTCAAACTCAACCAAAAGacctgaacaaaaaaaaaaacttaagaagTTTAATAATcattcacccaaaaaaaaaaaaaaaagaaggaaaagaggaagccataaaaaactaaattgaaattttttacttttgaaatatgttataaCCTTAACTTATTTTAcgcctctctttctctctcgcttgaaagctctttttttttttttttcttgttcttcgcAAACAACATTAGATCTAGATGTTTTAGTCTAGAATCGAGAAATTTCAACACCTATTTTTTTGTGTACTGACAGATCTATATCTATTCGTTTAGATCTtttagttgtttatttttttttcaactaattCGTGTTGATGGGTGTTGATttgttgttcctttttttttttcttaggttgtatatattgtatgttttgcttggttcgtgacaaaaatcatttctgtcAAACTTGTCCAAAACACAGTTTATGACAataacttatctaaaacactcacaattcaataaaatagggaaaaaattatataacaactaacgttacaaaataaataacaatatacACTTACAAAGATTATAAGCAAAAATGTCTAGACTCAACTAATAGACctgaagaaaaattaataagcATTGCAgtaaaaaaagggagaaaaaatacagaaaatactatacttcaaacataaaataaatgggaaaagaaaaaattacaaataaaattaagaagcaaaactttttttctcataaaatcacatgtaataaAGAACAATATGCAAAAGGAAAAGGCTAGTAATTGACTAACTCCCAGACCTTTTTCATGTGCAGCGTTTTCTGTTCTCTGAATGTGGTGCTGGACTGAAATATTGAAGAGAATCATGGATTGACGCTGACTTAATGACAATTTTTCATTATCCTGCTAAATGTATGAATCTGCCTGAACCGAAGAATATGCAAAGTAGTTTagttttaatttctaatttttttactgtttagaaataaatatacTATTTATTCTGTCAGTGTaaatctctatttttctttcattcccGATGATAGTTGCTGCGTATCTTGagcatgagttttttttttttttttttttttaaaatacagaTGCATGAATATGccttaatagaataaatatgaagagttttttgttttttttttttctatttttttttaaccgagATTGCTTTTATAATGAGATTGCTTTTATGATGGCTGACAGATGGGAATTTTATAGATAACGGACAAATTGACAAATTTCGTTAACTTTAAcggaaaaccaaaaaaaaacgTTAAACCAACAATTTCTATTAGATaatcactttatatatatatatatatatatatatatatatatatatattgcactGCTATTTGTATATACGATTctctatatatagttataaattattacttgATGCCTTCATAGAATTATGATAAATTAATCATTGTTGAGTCGTGCAAGTAATTTAGTTTTTAAGACTTATTGCCCGTCACGCAAATCACGTACAAAAAACGCCTATGTTGTAAATGTGTCATGATGTGTTTGCTTGTGGCAAAAACTAAAGACTAGGAAGATACATgcattaatattgttttaagtAAAGTAGTTTTAGTATTCTTTGTCTCttagacatattttagaatCATATTATTGGATACAGTCTTAATTTGAGTAAGTCTCGTGcacttcctttaaaaaatagtaacagATCCTATGCGAGACTTGCACAAAAtagaactgtaaatatcatttttttatattttattttcttaatatcttGTACCTCAAAATTGTTTCTATTTATTGTTTCAGATTCATTTGTTGTTTTTCACTAATGTATTTCATTTTAGAGTCAGGCTACTTTGAGCAGCAGAATAGTCCACTCAATCTGACAGCTAGGctaaattcaatattttattttcttaattttttattcatatttttttatcattttaaaatattttaaaaaaatataaaaaaaatcaatacacaagtagtcacttccttaattattaaataaaaaaattaaaaaaaataaaatatttgaggtgtcaaaatgaggagATAAAATGAGTGGGCAAActagcatttttcttcattttatttccttaaagaaaaatgtattttattatccttttaatcataaacattttattttttgacctaagattaaataactaataaatagaTCGGTTAGCGTTGCATCAAGGGAGGCAAAGAGGATTGCAACTTCGAAGTAACACATATTGCTGTATTAATGATTTGTTTTAGTAATATCATACATTATTTGTACATAGAGTTTTTTAGAATTCttgatcaaattttaaaacctaGTATTGAAGAGAGgaaaacatataaaatgaatctcataatattttttaagtatttaaaattatcagagAAATTTCAAATCGGTATAAATGTTGTGTGATTCAATTTACGTATCTATCTCTCTCCCACataaaatctaataattaattataagaaatataaattCTTTCGGctaaaatttttttctccatattaaaaaaataaaaaaaaatttggaagaaaagaaaagaagaattcaaatataaataaattttttaataatattatatacagtcataaattatataaata encodes the following:
- the LOC121243260 gene encoding probable receptor-like serine/threonine-protein kinase At5g57670 isoform X2, which produces MKMLQTGLAAEAQASGDSGGRTVVVGVKLDSPSRELLTWALVKVAQPGDLVVALHVLGKDEIVDRDGKSSLLSLVKAFDSVLAVYEGFCNLKQVDLKLKICRGTSKRKILVREAKSYSATEIIVGTARNHHKIRSSTSVAKYCARKLSKDCWVLAVNNGKVVFKREGSPKTVGHSKGNEEYGPNSLMSMMMQGTWSKNLKVVNEGNANMSLKEHDLEQSFAKVVLACTNSPVKQKCSICAPNSEFPDNSCRQSAEEPSGLGGEDKSLALVPVQKEDVACSSISMLIKELPELKPGWPLLRRATLPDRKASDRSLVRQISVVQWALRLPSRHYSFSSNSDHEKVSCHQSEDQSTSLDSESGAIVPVGTETLTAPPSPEYNSKRLPKELEGFHEKYSSTCRLFNYEELISATSNFVADNLVGKGGSSQVYRGCLPDGKELAVKILKPSEDVLKEFVLEIEIITTLNHKNIISLLGFCFEDRNLLLVYDFLSRGSLEENLHGNRKDPLAFGWSERYKVAVGVAEALEYLHSGCARPVIHRDVKSSNILLSDDFEPQLCDFGLAKWASTSSSHITCTDVAGTFGYLAPEYFMYGKVNDKIDVYSFGVVLLELLSGRKPISNDYPKGQESLVMWARPILNGGKVSQLLDPSLGTQYNPDQMERMVIAARLCIRRAPRARPQMSLVSKLLHGDNEVTKWARLQVNAAEDSDMLDGEACPRSNLQSHLNLALLDVEDDSLSLSSIEQRVSLEDYLQGRWSRSSSFD
- the LOC121243260 gene encoding probable receptor-like serine/threonine-protein kinase At5g57670 isoform X1 translates to MKMLQTGLAAEAQASGDSGGRTVVVGVKLDSPSRELLTWALVKVAQPGDLVVALHVLGKDEIVDRDGKSSLLSLVKAFDSVLAVYEGFCNLKQVDLKLKICRGTSKRKILVREAKSYSATEIIVGTARNHHKIRSSTSVAKYCARKLSKDCWVLAVNNGKVVFKREGSPKTVGHSKGNEEYGPNSLMSMMMQGTWSKNLKVVNEGNANMSLKEHDLEQSFAKVVLACTNSPVKQKCSICAPNSEFPDNSCRQSAEEPSGLGGEDKPLALTGGEDKSLALVPVQKEDVACSSISMLIKELPELKPGWPLLRRATLPDRKASDRSLVRQISVVQWALRLPSRHYSFSSNSDHEKVSCHQSEDQSTSLDSESGAIVPVGTETLTAPPSPEYNSKRLPKELEGFHEKYSSTCRLFNYEELISATSNFVADNLVGKGGSSQVYRGCLPDGKELAVKILKPSEDVLKEFVLEIEIITTLNHKNIISLLGFCFEDRNLLLVYDFLSRGSLEENLHGNRKDPLAFGWSERYKVAVGVAEALEYLHSGCARPVIHRDVKSSNILLSDDFEPQLCDFGLAKWASTSSSHITCTDVAGTFGYLAPEYFMYGKVNDKIDVYSFGVVLLELLSGRKPISNDYPKGQESLVMWARPILNGGKVSQLLDPSLGTQYNPDQMERMVIAARLCIRRAPRARPQMSLVSKLLHGDNEVTKWARLQVNAAEDSDMLDGEACPRSNLQSHLNLALLDVEDDSLSLSSIEQRVSLEDYLQGRWSRSSSFD